Proteins found in one Miscanthus floridulus cultivar M001 chromosome 4, ASM1932011v1, whole genome shotgun sequence genomic segment:
- the LOC136551690 gene encoding uncharacterized protein, translated as MDSGNSGSLQSSSGGDDEFDSRGGGGVDSSPLSALLRPSPSPSAAAFSLHGSYFGLQELTSAPPPQQQAGAWSSGSFPGASGLSSSSSPRVGQPDSVVGGRQQAADTTVAAAQGQGAAMGGAPAPAAQPPRGSRKRTRASRRAPTTVLTTDTSNFRAMVQEFTGIPSPPFAAGVGVGVGGPAASLRTRFDHIFPPPSSSLRSAAADATASLPPYLLHPFPHKLPTAVPSSSFPPFTTTSSSTPSSSNIGVANANAATGTAATAAAPASNPVVAPTAAAGAAGDTFQQLTSSALLRLQQDPSSYLSFQNLLSSQPSSQSIFGAAAGGFGQASSRLHHPAPSPSDFLASVGGSGSLGLTHGGLLGSEGLHLHHSRSDDVHGHGGDELSGVVAAGASGGSCKLNYSSHAAGAATSSSGAASADKPPDGVAGAAAGRPGRGEGLDPWICTSE; from the coding sequence ATGGACTCCGGCAACAGCGGGAGCCTCCAGTCGTctagcggcggcgacgacgagttCGACTCGCGGGGTGGAGGGGGCGTCGACTCCTCCCCGCTCTCCGCACTGCTCCGACCGTCTCCGTCCCCCTCGGCCGCCGCGTTCTCGCTCCATGGCTCCTACTTCGGCCTGCAAGAGTTGACGTCCgcgccgcctccgcagcagcaggCGGGTGCCTGGTCATCGGGGTCGTTCCCCGGCGCCTCGGGGCTGTCCTCCTCCTCGTCTCCGCGCGTCGGGCAACCCGACTCGGTCGTGGGCGGGCGCCAGCAGGCTGCTGACACGACCGTGGCGGCAGCGCAGGGGCAGGGGGCGGCGATGGGCGGCGCGCCCGCGCCGGCGGCGCAGCCACCGAGGGGGTCGCGGAAGCGGACGCGCGCTTCGCGGCGGGCGCCCACGACGGTGCTCACTACCGACACCTCCAACTTCCGCGCCATGGTGCAGGAGTTCACGGGCATCCCGTCCCCGCCCTTCGCCGCGGGCGTCGGGGTCGGGGTGGGGGGCCCCGCCGCGTCGCTCCGCACCCGCTTCGACCACATCTTCCCCCCGCCGTCGTCCTCCCTGCGCTCCGCCGCCGCGGACGCCACGGCCTCGCTGCCGCCGTACCTCCTGCACCCCTTCCCGCACAAGCTCCCGACGGCCGTGCCCTCCTCCAGTTTCCCGCCCTTCACGACGACGTCGTCGTCCACGCCGTCCTCATCCAACATCGGCGTCGCCAATGCCAATGCCGCCACGGGCACAGCCGCCACCGCAGCAGCACCGGCGTCCAACCCTGTCGTCGCGCCGACAGCGGCAGCCGGAGCGGCGGGCGACACCTTCCAGCAGCTGACGTCCTCGGCGCTTCTCCGGCTGCAGCAGGACCCCAGCAGCTACCTCTCCTTCCAGAACCTCCTCTCCTCGCAGCCGTCGTCGCAGTCCATTTtcggcgcggcggcgggcgggtTTGGGCAGGCGTCGTCGAGGCTGCACCATCCAGCGCCGTCGCCATCGGATTTCCTGGCCAGcgtcggcggcagcggcagcctcGGCCTCACCCACGGCGGACTCTTGGGCTCCGAGGGCCTGCACTTGCACCACTCAAGGAGCGACGACGTCCACGGCCACGGCGGCGACGAGCTGTCGGGCGTGGTCGCGGCCGGCGCTTCGGGCGGCAGCTGCAAGCTGAACTACTCCTCCCACGCCGCCGGCGCGGCCACCTCGTCATCGGGCGCGGCCAGCGCCGACAAACCACCGGACGGCGTCGCTGGTGCTGCTGCCGGAAGGCCGGGACGAGGCGAGGGCCTGGATCCGTGGATTTGTACATCGGAGTAG
- the LOC136549792 gene encoding uncharacterized protein, whose amino-acid sequence MAEAARRTLALVNLAAIMERADEALLPAVYREVGAALGATPVALGALTLYRSAVQAACYPLAAYAAVRYNRAHVVAVGAVLWAAATFLVAVSDTFAQVAIARGLNGIGLALVTPAIQSLVADCSDDNTRGTAFGWLQLTGNIGSIIGGLFSLMLASTTVMGIAGWRVAFHIVALISVVVGVLVGVFAVDPHFLHVESGEQLLRKSAWAEMKDLVREAKAVVKIPSFQIIVAQGVTGSFPWSALAFAPMWLELMGFTHNKTGLLITTFALASSLGGLLGGKMGDHFAIRFPDSGRIVLSQISSASAIPLAALLLLGLPDNSSSGFLHGLVMFIMGLSISWNGPATNNPIFAEIVPERSRTSIYALDRSFESVLASFAPPVVGFLAEHVYGYNPIFYGAADDNVGRDKSNADALAKALYTSIAIPMLLCCFIYSLLYRTYPRDRERARMDTLITSELQQIELERCHGLGGYYSGRKEDATVIDMEYSEEDFDADDDEKGLMEQQAKQSGSVKWHRSDSQNL is encoded by the exons ATGGCGGAGGCGGCGAGGCGGACGCTGGCGCTGGTGAACCTGGCGGCCATCATGGAGCGCGCCGACGAGGCGCTGCTGCCCGCGGTGTACCGGGAGGTGGGCGCCGCGCTGGGCGCCACGCCCGTGGCGCTCGGCGCGCTCACGCTCTACCGCTCGGCCGTGCAGGCCGCCTGCTACCcgctcgccgcctacgccgccgTGCGCTACAACCGCGCCCACGTTGTCGCCGTTGGGGCCGTTCTCTGGGCCGCCGCCACCTTCCTCGTCGCCGTCTCCGACACCTTCGCCCAG GTAGCGATAGCTAGAGGTTTGAATGGTATTGGCCTAGCACTTGTCACCCCAGCAATCCAATCTCTAGTGGCAGATTGCTCTGATGACAATACTCGAGGCACCGCATTTGGATGGCTTCAACTCACAGGCAACATTGGTTCAATTATTGGTGGTTTGTTTTCCCTGATGCTAGCATCAACCACAGTCATGGGTATTGCCGGTTGGCGTGTTGCATTTCACATTGTTGCTCTTATAAGTGTTGTAGTCGGTGTGTTGGTTGGCGTATTCGCAGTGGACCCCCATTTCCTCCATGTTGAAAGTGGCGAGCAGCTGTTGCGCAAGTCTGCATGGGCAGAGATGAAGGATTTGGTGAGAGAAGCCAAGGCTGTTGTAAAAATCCCATCATTTCAGATCATTGTGGCTCAGGGTGTCACAGGCTCGTTTCCATGGTCTGCCCTGGCCTTTGCCCCAATGTGGTTGGAGCTGATGGGGTTTACACATAACAAAACTGGACTCCTCATAACAACATTTGCACTGGCAAGCTCACTTGGAGGGCTATTAGGTGGAAAGATGGGGGACCACTTTGCTATTCGCTTCCCAGATTCTGGTCGAATAGTCCTGTCACAGATAAGCTCGGCTTCTGCTATTCCACTGGCTGCTCTATTGCTTTTGGGGCTCCCTGATAACTCCTCTTCTGGTTTCTTGCATGGCCTTGTCATGTTTATTATGGGGTTGAGCATCTCCTGGAACGGTCCTGCAACTAACAA CCCGATATTTGCTGAGATTGTACCTGAGaggtcaagaacaagtatctatGCATTGGACCGTTCTTTTGAGTCAGTTTTagcttcatttgctccaccagtTGTTGGGTTTCTAGCTGAGCATGTTTATGGCTACAATCCCATCTTCTATGGAGCTGCAGATGACAATGTTGGTAGGGATAAATCAAATGCTGATGCCCTAGCCAAAGCTCTGTACACGTCGATCGCCATCCCTATGCTGCTTTGCTGCTTCATCTACTCCCTGTTGTACCGCACATACCCACGCGACAGGGAGAGGGCAAGGATGGACACTCTGATCActtcagagctccagcagattgAACTGGAAAGATGTCATGGGCTAGGGGGTTATTATTCTGGAAGGAAGGAGGACGCCACTGTGATCGATATGGAGTACAGCGAGGAAGATTTcgatgccgatgatgatgaaaagGGGCTGATGGAACAGCAGGCTAAGCAGAGTGGCAGTGTCAAGTGGCACAGGAGTGATTCACAAAATTTGTGA